The following proteins are encoded in a genomic region of Xanthomonas citri pv. mangiferaeindicae:
- a CDS encoding dipeptide epimerase, translated as MKITDIRLHMLRVPLRTPFKTALRTVERVEDVVVTIHTDTGHVGHGEAAATAVITGDTHGAIVAAIAQVIAPRLVGQEIGDLNRLVRLVQTALVRNTSAKAAVEIALYDLFAQLHGAPLYRILGGGGEPVLATDLTISVGDVDTMVADAQAALARGFRALKVKVGQDTALDLERIRAVHAAVDGRATLRLDANQGWSPKQAVQTMHRLEAAGIQPELLEQPVPAHDLQGLKFVTDRVAVPVMADESVFGPVELIELIRMRAADIVNIKLMKTGGLSNAIRLADIAALHGIDCMIGCMLESSISVAAAVHLAVAKADAITKVDLDGPSLCAYDPVEGGVRFDGPSITLGDAPGLGIVSIRDLVPLPA; from the coding sequence ATGAAGATCACCGACATTCGCCTGCACATGTTGCGCGTGCCGCTGCGGACGCCGTTCAAGACCGCGCTGCGCACGGTCGAACGGGTCGAGGACGTCGTCGTCACGATCCACACCGATACCGGTCACGTCGGCCACGGCGAAGCCGCCGCAACCGCGGTGATCACCGGCGACACCCACGGCGCGATCGTCGCGGCGATCGCGCAGGTCATCGCGCCCCGGCTGGTCGGCCAGGAGATCGGCGACCTCAACCGCCTCGTGCGCCTGGTGCAGACCGCGCTGGTCCGCAACACCAGCGCCAAGGCCGCGGTCGAGATCGCGCTCTACGACCTGTTCGCACAACTGCACGGTGCGCCGCTGTACCGCATCCTCGGCGGCGGCGGTGAGCCGGTACTGGCCACCGACCTCACGATCAGCGTCGGCGATGTCGACACGATGGTCGCCGACGCCCAGGCCGCGCTCGCGCGCGGTTTCCGCGCGCTGAAGGTCAAGGTCGGTCAGGACACCGCGCTGGACCTCGAGCGCATCCGCGCGGTCCACGCCGCGGTCGACGGTCGCGCCACGCTGCGGCTCGATGCCAACCAGGGCTGGTCGCCCAAGCAGGCCGTGCAGACGATGCACCGGCTGGAGGCGGCCGGCATCCAGCCCGAACTGCTCGAGCAACCGGTGCCGGCGCACGACCTGCAGGGCCTGAAGTTCGTCACCGACCGCGTCGCGGTTCCGGTCATGGCCGATGAAAGCGTGTTCGGCCCGGTCGAGCTGATCGAACTGATCCGGATGCGCGCGGCCGACATCGTCAACATCAAATTGATGAAGACCGGCGGGCTGTCGAACGCGATCCGACTGGCCGACATCGCCGCTCTGCATGGCATCGATTGCATGATCGGCTGCATGCTCGAGAGCAGCATCAGTGTCGCCGCGGCCGTGCACCTGGCGGTTGCCAAGGCCGATGCGATCACCAAGGTCGATCTCGACGGCCCGTCGCTGTGCGCCTACGACCCGGTCGAGGGCGGTGTCCGATTCGATGGCCCGAGCATCACCCTCGGCGATGCGCCGGGCCTGGGGATCGTGTCGATCCGCGACCTCGTCCCGCTTCCCGCCTGA
- a CDS encoding TonB-dependent receptor, whose protein sequence is MPVSSRHLRSSRCPLALALLAAIAMPAAAQSTDARVNTLDQVQVTGSRIARTEIEGPAPVTVITAEDIQKQGFSTVWESLGTLTQFTGNTLNESDQTGNAPNGQFMNLRGLGPGYQLILLNGQRLADYPQPYGSNGTAVSLGSIPAAAIERIEVMSGGASAIYGSDAVAGVVNIITKENFSGDTIRLRGGTTSGGGGDSGLFQWTGGRTGDRWSLTYALERLDREEIVASQRDLTYLAHPQYRTNPERPTASISGVYFRAGQNYLWRTDAGALSPSYPAMLEACEATNPNFVPFHSASSVAVPNRCGALDYYNARSIQNAYGKTSGYLSGSFDFSDTLTGYVQLLGSDSNDKSSSQTHYYIGEGPFTVQDPTRGLVTAQRIFLPEEVGGTKYIEYDERAWSINAGLRGTLGDGRFDWDASVTSSRFEITTTRPRFLTRAVRDHYMGPVLGHAADGTEIREFYTDRLFAPGSAALYDQLTTTVVSSGVSKSDQAQFVFSGPLFDLPAGPLQMAAVVEAAKQSYSLTPDPRTTVDYTGPDRVYNLTSTPGGGPRNRYAAGLELRVPVFSRLEATLAGRYDKYDDITSVDDAITWQAGLEWRPFKTLLLRGAHATSFRAPDLLWVYAGTTGSNPFVDDEYLCRLNGIAAETPECTAAYNYQTYMTQSSNPLLEEEKGKSTTLGVVWDALPNLSVSVDWYRIELEGRVQALSNSYYLEQEANCRLGRDRNGNAVDTGSQSCQFYASAVERVVSDLNPDGRITRFATYPINAALMRTEGLDASLRYGLDLGGWGDLNLQAGYTHVLEFEVAQFGDEAPRDVRSTVEYNSQRSRANWRAAWSNADWNASLYGYRYGSRPNYNGTAIPGRTSAYVIWNADVSHAITDNVTLGVSVLNLLDEMPPRDDSHTAWPYFASSYSAIGRQVFANITFDF, encoded by the coding sequence ATGCCCGTATCGTCCAGACACCTCCGCTCGAGCCGTTGTCCGCTCGCCCTTGCGTTGCTGGCGGCCATCGCGATGCCGGCTGCGGCGCAATCGACCGACGCCCGCGTCAACACGCTCGACCAGGTGCAGGTCACCGGTTCGCGCATTGCCCGGACCGAGATCGAAGGCCCGGCGCCGGTCACGGTGATCACCGCCGAGGACATCCAGAAGCAAGGCTTCAGCACGGTCTGGGAGTCGCTGGGCACGCTCACCCAGTTCACCGGCAATACGCTCAACGAGTCGGATCAGACCGGTAACGCGCCCAACGGCCAGTTCATGAACCTGCGTGGCCTGGGCCCGGGCTACCAGCTGATCCTGCTCAACGGCCAGCGCCTGGCCGACTATCCGCAGCCCTACGGCTCCAACGGCACTGCGGTGAGCCTGGGCAGCATTCCTGCGGCGGCGATCGAGCGCATCGAGGTCATGAGCGGCGGCGCGTCGGCGATCTACGGGTCCGATGCGGTCGCCGGTGTGGTCAATATCATCACCAAGGAGAACTTCAGCGGCGACACCATCCGCCTGCGCGGTGGCACCACGTCCGGGGGCGGCGGCGATAGTGGGCTGTTCCAGTGGACCGGCGGGCGGACCGGCGATCGCTGGAGCCTGACCTATGCGCTTGAGCGGCTGGATCGCGAGGAGATCGTCGCCTCGCAGCGCGATCTGACCTATCTGGCGCATCCGCAGTACCGCACGAATCCCGAGCGTCCGACGGCATCGATCAGCGGTGTGTATTTCCGGGCCGGGCAGAATTATCTATGGCGGACCGATGCGGGCGCGTTGTCGCCATCCTACCCAGCGATGCTGGAGGCCTGCGAGGCGACCAACCCGAATTTCGTGCCCTTCCATTCGGCATCGAGCGTCGCCGTGCCCAATCGCTGCGGCGCGCTCGACTACTACAACGCACGCTCGATCCAGAACGCCTACGGCAAGACCTCCGGCTATCTGTCGGGCAGCTTCGATTTCAGCGACACGCTGACCGGCTACGTACAACTGCTCGGCAGCGATTCCAACGACAAGAGTTCGAGCCAGACGCACTACTACATCGGCGAAGGGCCGTTCACCGTGCAGGACCCGACGCGTGGCCTGGTGACTGCGCAGCGCATCTTCCTGCCCGAGGAAGTCGGCGGCACCAAGTACATCGAATACGACGAGCGCGCCTGGTCCATCAACGCCGGCCTGCGCGGCACACTCGGCGACGGCCGCTTCGACTGGGACGCCAGTGTCACCTCGTCGCGCTTCGAGATCACCACCACGCGCCCCCGCTTCCTGACCCGCGCGGTGCGCGATCATTACATGGGCCCGGTGCTCGGCCACGCCGCCGATGGCACCGAGATCCGCGAGTTCTACACCGACCGCCTGTTCGCGCCGGGCTCGGCCGCGCTGTACGACCAGCTCACCACCACCGTGGTCAGCAGCGGCGTGTCCAAGTCCGACCAGGCGCAGTTCGTCTTCAGTGGTCCGCTGTTCGATCTGCCGGCCGGCCCACTGCAGATGGCGGCCGTCGTCGAAGCGGCGAAGCAGTCGTATTCGCTCACGCCCGACCCGCGCACCACCGTCGATTACACCGGTCCGGACCGTGTCTACAATCTGACCAGTACGCCGGGTGGCGGCCCGCGCAACCGATACGCGGCTGGCCTCGAGCTCCGCGTGCCGGTCTTCTCGCGCTTGGAGGCCACGCTCGCCGGTCGCTACGACAAGTACGACGACATCACCTCGGTCGACGACGCCATCACCTGGCAGGCCGGTCTGGAGTGGCGTCCCTTCAAGACGCTGCTGCTGCGCGGCGCGCACGCAACGAGCTTCCGCGCCCCCGATCTGCTCTGGGTGTACGCCGGCACGACCGGCTCCAATCCTTTCGTCGACGACGAGTACCTGTGTCGCCTCAACGGCATCGCCGCCGAAACGCCCGAGTGCACGGCCGCGTACAACTACCAGACCTACATGACCCAGTCCTCCAATCCCTTGCTCGAAGAGGAGAAGGGCAAGTCCACGACCTTGGGCGTGGTCTGGGACGCACTGCCGAATCTGTCGGTCAGTGTCGACTGGTACCGCATCGAACTCGAAGGCCGGGTACAGGCGCTGTCCAACAGCTACTACTTGGAGCAGGAGGCCAACTGTCGGCTCGGCCGGGACCGCAACGGCAATGCCGTCGACACCGGGTCGCAGTCGTGCCAGTTCTATGCCAGCGCGGTGGAGCGCGTGGTCTCCGACCTCAACCCGGACGGCCGCATCACCCGCTTTGCGACCTATCCGATCAATGCTGCGTTGATGCGCACCGAAGGGCTCGATGCGTCGTTACGCTACGGGCTCGATCTTGGCGGTTGGGGCGATCTGAACCTGCAGGCCGGCTATACCCACGTGCTCGAGTTCGAGGTCGCGCAGTTCGGCGACGAGGCGCCGCGCGATGTGCGCAGCACGGTCGAGTACAACAGCCAACGCAGTCGTGCGAACTGGCGCGCCGCCTGGTCGAATGCGGACTGGAACGCCAGTCTCTACGGCTACCGCTACGGCAGTCGTCCGAACTACAACGGCACCGCGATTCCGGGCAGGACTTCGGCCTATGTGATCTGGAACGCCGATGTGTCGCATGCGATCACCGACAACGTGACGCTCGGCGTGAGCGTACTGAACCTGCTCGACGAGATGCCGCCGCGCGACGATTCGCACACCGCCTGGCCGTACTTCGCCAGTTCCTACAGCGCGATCGGGCGCCAGGTGTTCGCCAACATCACCTTCGACTTCTGA
- a CDS encoding penicillin-binding protein — MRAARLGWALAGWLVAGLPAAAAAPVSPARLAALVDAAAERYTLPGIAVGVVVDGEVVLRHTRGELRAGEGEAVDAETLFKIASNSKAMTGAVLARLVDAGRLRWDDPVVRYLPDFRMYDDWVTREIQVRDLLIHNSGLGPGAGDLMLWPSPNAFTRAQVIEGLRHLRPRWSFRARYAYDNTLYIVAGEVAAAAGGAPYDVLVRREVFEPLGMTRCQAGAWERDAVGNVAQPHARLEGRNAVVRGDDATIPDEPMMAAGGLRCSLDDMLRWAQAWLDPEVGAPGRPWLSAAQRETAWTAHMPMPLTARMRAWDRSHFSAYGYGWRLTDVDGTAKVSHTGTLSGMVSSLALLPEQRVGIVVLINGDADEARTVLTQALVKQFVATDGGAHDIDDYAGRLEAERGTLDPTTQPETDDAVAVAPTVAVSLAGRYRDPWFGDVALCPRDGDLRWISMRSPKLDGDVVAVDGGLQVRWRAPDVDVDAWLRPTSANDRTVSLQMAKVDPDADFSYDFEDLALVRIGDCN, encoded by the coding sequence ATGCGCGCCGCGCGTTTAGGCTGGGCGCTGGCGGGTTGGCTGGTCGCCGGCCTGCCCGCAGCCGCCGCTGCCCCCGTTTCACCTGCGCGCCTGGCGGCGCTGGTCGACGCCGCGGCCGAGCGCTACACGCTGCCCGGCATCGCGGTCGGCGTCGTAGTTGATGGCGAGGTCGTGCTGCGGCACACGCGCGGCGAGTTGCGTGCGGGCGAGGGCGAGGCCGTCGACGCCGAAACGCTGTTCAAGATCGCCTCCAACAGCAAGGCGATGACCGGTGCTGTGCTCGCACGGCTGGTCGATGCCGGGCGGCTGCGCTGGGACGATCCGGTGGTGCGGTACCTGCCGGATTTCCGTATGTACGACGACTGGGTCACGCGTGAGATCCAGGTCCGCGACCTGCTGATCCACAACAGCGGCCTGGGCCCGGGGGCCGGCGACCTGATGCTGTGGCCGTCGCCCAACGCCTTCACCCGCGCGCAGGTGATCGAGGGATTGCGCCACCTGCGGCCGCGCTGGAGTTTCCGCGCACGCTACGCCTACGACAACACGCTGTATATCGTCGCCGGCGAAGTCGCGGCCGCGGCCGGCGGCGCCCCGTACGACGTGCTGGTGCGCCGCGAGGTCTTCGAGCCGCTCGGCATGACCCGCTGCCAGGCCGGCGCCTGGGAGCGCGATGCGGTCGGCAACGTCGCCCAGCCGCATGCCCGCCTGGAGGGCCGCAATGCCGTCGTGCGTGGCGACGACGCGACGATTCCCGACGAACCGATGATGGCGGCCGGCGGACTGCGTTGCAGCCTGGATGACATGCTGCGCTGGGCGCAGGCCTGGCTCGACCCCGAGGTCGGTGCGCCGGGCCGGCCCTGGCTGTCGGCCGCACAGCGCGAGACTGCCTGGACCGCGCACATGCCGATGCCGCTGACCGCACGCATGCGTGCCTGGGACCGCAGCCATTTCTCGGCCTATGGTTATGGCTGGCGGCTGACCGATGTCGACGGCACCGCGAAGGTGTCGCACACCGGTACGCTGTCGGGCATGGTGTCCTCGCTGGCGCTGCTGCCCGAGCAGCGCGTCGGTATCGTGGTGCTGATCAACGGCGATGCCGACGAGGCGCGCACCGTGCTGACCCAAGCGCTGGTCAAGCAGTTCGTCGCCACCGACGGCGGCGCGCACGACATCGACGACTATGCCGGCCGGCTGGAGGCGGAGCGGGGCACTTTGGACCCCACAACGCAGCCGGAGACCGACGATGCGGTTGCCGTGGCGCCAACAGTCGCGGTCTCGCTTGCCGGCCGTTACCGCGATCCGTGGTTCGGCGATGTGGCGCTGTGTCCGCGCGACGGCGACCTGCGCTGGATCTCGATGCGTTCGCCGAAGCTCGATGGCGACGTCGTCGCGGTCGATGGCGGGCTCCAGGTGCGCTGGCGCGCGCCCGATGTCGACGTCGATGCCTGGCTGCGACCGACGTCGGCGAACGACCGCACGGTCTCGCTGCAGATGGCCAAGGTCGATCCGGATGCGGACTTCAGCTACGACTTCGAAGACCTGGCACTGGTGCGCATCGGCGACTGCAATTGA
- a CDS encoding DNA-binding protein HU (histone-like DNA-binding protein): MALSKNDVLASVAEKAGLSRADAGRAVDALLDTITEALKNGDAVNFVGFGSFVARPRAARTGLNPQTKETIQIPASTVPAFKAGKALKDAVK, translated from the coding sequence ATGGCCCTTAGCAAGAACGATGTCCTGGCTTCCGTCGCCGAGAAGGCCGGCCTGTCCCGCGCCGACGCTGGCCGTGCGGTCGACGCGCTGCTCGACACCATCACCGAAGCGCTGAAGAACGGCGACGCGGTGAACTTCGTCGGCTTCGGTTCGTTCGTCGCCCGTCCGCGCGCCGCGCGCACCGGCCTGAACCCGCAGACCAAGGAAACGATCCAGATCCCCGCCTCGACCGTCCCGGCATTCAAGGCTGGCAAGGCGCTCAAGGATGCGGTAAAGTAA
- a CDS encoding peptidylprolyl isomerase, with the protein MLQALREKTSGWIAIAIVALLAVPFAFFGMEHYLFQNNADYAAKVEAPPTWWRSAPDMWLVRKLAWTSTEVTPEEFRQAFDSVREQRRQDEGENFDARAFETLDSKREVLEQLIDRAVLGLAAERANIVVGDAQVREIIASIPAFQVDGRFDAQRYQMTLQSGQPPRTPAEFQASIRRDLQRALVPQAIAESAFVTPSEAERMMRLLDERRDVAFVVVPPPAVDAAPVADADLQAWFEKNANRYREPEKVALEYIEVLAQPQAGAGEVDEAEARAHFEQVKSRFAATERRLASHILVEVPAGADAAAQQAAQKEAADLAAQAAQPGADFAALARAHSDDPGSRDNGGDLGWVEKGMMTGPFEDTLFGMQAGTVSQPVKTDFGWHVLQLREIEAGKPVAFEDVRDEMEREVRDGEGARAYNEQVGRIVDEINRHPMSLEQAAAAGQLEVHTVAPFARGAGTGIAANRAVEQAAFSEALTQDGTVSDPIEIAPNHTVFIRVTAHTPERAQTLDEVRDRVTAEVRTDRMRQQAEQAADAMVAELKAGKTLQAVAQAHGLEPQSVPGIPRGAPVPDPASNTAYFQTMPPAEGKTAAGRTLRPDGSAVVFVVERVVPGDPAQAPPQQQAMLKQQLGALLGNEDADVLQRALRRQMKITVNEERL; encoded by the coding sequence ATGCTGCAAGCGCTTCGAGAAAAGACCAGTGGTTGGATCGCCATCGCCATCGTTGCGTTGCTGGCGGTGCCGTTCGCGTTCTTCGGGATGGAGCACTACCTGTTCCAGAACAATGCCGACTATGCGGCCAAGGTCGAGGCGCCGCCGACCTGGTGGCGCTCGGCGCCCGACATGTGGCTGGTGCGCAAGCTGGCCTGGACCTCGACCGAGGTGACGCCCGAGGAGTTCCGCCAGGCGTTCGACTCGGTCCGCGAGCAGCGCCGTCAGGACGAAGGCGAGAACTTCGATGCGCGTGCGTTCGAGACCCTGGACAGCAAGCGCGAAGTGCTCGAGCAGTTGATCGACCGCGCGGTGCTCGGCCTGGCCGCCGAGCGCGCCAACATCGTCGTCGGCGATGCGCAGGTGCGCGAGATCATCGCGTCGATTCCCGCCTTCCAGGTCGATGGCCGCTTCGATGCGCAGCGCTACCAGATGACGCTGCAGTCCGGGCAGCCGCCGCGGACTCCGGCCGAGTTCCAGGCATCGATCCGTCGCGACCTGCAGCGTGCGCTGGTGCCGCAGGCGATCGCCGAATCGGCATTCGTCACGCCGTCGGAAGCCGAACGCATGATGCGTCTGCTCGACGAGCGTCGCGACGTCGCGTTCGTGGTCGTGCCGCCGCCGGCGGTCGATGCGGCGCCGGTGGCCGATGCGGATCTGCAGGCGTGGTTCGAGAAGAACGCCAACCGTTACCGCGAACCGGAAAAGGTCGCGCTCGAGTACATCGAAGTGCTCGCCCAGCCGCAGGCCGGTGCCGGCGAGGTCGATGAAGCCGAGGCGCGCGCGCATTTCGAGCAGGTCAAGTCGCGGTTTGCGGCTACCGAGCGCCGTCTGGCCTCGCATATTCTGGTCGAAGTGCCGGCCGGTGCCGACGCGGCCGCACAGCAGGCGGCGCAGAAGGAAGCAGCGGATCTTGCCGCGCAGGCCGCCCAACCGGGCGCCGATTTCGCCGCGCTGGCGCGTGCGCATTCCGACGATCCAGGCTCGCGCGACAACGGCGGCGATCTGGGCTGGGTCGAGAAGGGCATGATGACCGGCCCGTTCGAGGACACGCTGTTCGGCATGCAGGCCGGTACGGTCAGCCAGCCGGTGAAGACCGACTTCGGTTGGCATGTGTTGCAGCTGCGCGAGATCGAGGCCGGCAAGCCGGTCGCGTTCGAGGACGTGCGCGACGAGATGGAACGCGAAGTCCGCGACGGCGAGGGTGCGCGTGCCTATAACGAGCAGGTCGGCCGGATCGTGGACGAGATCAACCGCCACCCGATGTCGCTCGAGCAGGCTGCGGCCGCGGGGCAGCTCGAGGTGCACACGGTCGCACCGTTCGCGCGCGGCGCCGGCACCGGCATCGCGGCGAACCGCGCGGTGGAGCAGGCGGCGTTCTCCGAGGCGCTGACCCAGGACGGCACGGTCAGCGATCCGATCGAGATCGCGCCCAACCACACGGTCTTCATCCGCGTCACCGCACACACGCCCGAGCGCGCGCAGACGCTGGACGAGGTGCGCGACCGCGTGACCGCAGAAGTCCGCACCGATCGCATGCGCCAGCAGGCCGAACAGGCGGCCGATGCCATGGTCGCCGAGCTGAAGGCCGGCAAGACCCTGCAGGCGGTGGCGCAGGCGCATGGCCTGGAGCCGCAGTCGGTGCCGGGTATCCCGCGTGGCGCGCCGGTGCCCGACCCGGCGTCGAACACGGCCTACTTCCAGACGATGCCGCCGGCCGAGGGCAAGACGGCAGCCGGCCGCACGCTGCGGCCCGACGGCAGCGCAGTGGTGTTCGTCGTCGAGCGCGTGGTGCCGGGCGATCCGGCGCAGGCGCCGCCGCAGCAGCAGGCGATGCTCAAGCAGCAGCTCGGCGCATTGCTCGGCAACGAGGATGCGGATGTGCTGCAGAGGGCCCTGCGCCGGCAGATGAAGATCACGGTCAACGAAGAGCGGCTCTGA
- a CDS encoding hydroxyacylglutathione hydrolase — protein MQLQALRAFEDNYIWTLAANDGAAVVVDPGDAGPVLAAAQQGLRPALVLLTHHHNDHIGGVAALRERWPSLEIVAPDDARIPLATRRVGDGERLEIGPWAFDVLAVPGHTRSHIAFVGHGHLFCGDTLFSLGCGRMFEGSAVQMLASLDRLAALPADTLVCCGHEYTRSNAAFARVVDPDNAALRRREQEIVSMRSAHRPTLPVPLQAELACNPFLRVDAPAVRAAACAHADLAPGAGRADVFAALRHWKDGFRA, from the coding sequence ATGCAACTGCAGGCGCTGCGTGCGTTCGAGGACAACTACATCTGGACGCTCGCGGCCAACGATGGCGCCGCGGTGGTCGTCGACCCCGGCGATGCCGGGCCGGTGCTGGCGGCCGCGCAGCAGGGCCTGCGCCCGGCGCTGGTGCTACTGACGCATCACCACAACGACCACATCGGCGGCGTCGCCGCCCTGCGCGAGCGCTGGCCGTCGCTGGAGATCGTCGCGCCCGACGACGCCCGCATCCCCCTGGCCACCCGCCGGGTGGGCGACGGCGAGCGGCTTGAGATCGGCCCCTGGGCCTTCGACGTGCTGGCCGTGCCGGGCCACACCCGCAGCCATATCGCCTTCGTCGGCCACGGCCACCTGTTCTGCGGCGACACGCTGTTCAGCCTCGGCTGTGGGCGGATGTTCGAAGGTAGCGCGGTCCAGATGCTGGCCTCACTCGACCGCCTGGCGGCGCTGCCCGCCGATACGCTGGTTTGTTGCGGCCATGAATACACCCGGTCCAACGCGGCATTTGCCCGCGTTGTCGATCCGGACAACGCGGCGCTGCGGCGCCGCGAACAGGAGATCGTCTCGATGCGCAGTGCCCACCGGCCCACGCTTCCCGTTCCCCTGCAGGCCGAGCTTGCCTGCAATCCGTTCCTGCGCGTCGACGCCCCGGCCGTCCGGGCCGCGGCCTGCGCGCATGCCGACCTCGCCCCGGGCGCCGGCCGCGCCGACGTGTTCGCCGCGCTGCGGCACTGGAAGGACGGCTTCCGCGCATGA
- a CDS encoding ribonuclease HI, with the protein MKSIEIYTDGACLGNPGPGGWGALLRYRSTERELSGGEPQTTNNRMELMAAIAALEALTEPCRVDLHTDSQYVRQGITEWLANWVRRGWKTAGGGAVKNQDLWQRLQQACQRHEIAWHWVKGHAGHPENERADALATAAARAQRAAVA; encoded by the coding sequence ATGAAGTCGATCGAGATCTATACCGATGGCGCTTGCCTCGGCAATCCCGGCCCCGGCGGCTGGGGCGCGCTGCTGCGCTACCGCAGCACCGAGCGCGAGCTGAGTGGCGGCGAGCCCCAGACCACCAACAACCGCATGGAGTTGATGGCCGCGATCGCCGCGCTCGAGGCGCTGACCGAGCCCTGCCGTGTCGATCTGCATACCGATTCGCAGTACGTGCGTCAGGGCATCACCGAATGGCTGGCCAACTGGGTACGGCGTGGCTGGAAGACCGCCGGCGGCGGCGCGGTCAAGAATCAGGACCTGTGGCAGCGCCTGCAGCAGGCTTGCCAACGCCATGAGATTGCCTGGCACTGGGTGAAGGGCCACGCCGGTCACCCGGAGAACGAGCGTGCCGACGCGCTCGCCACCGCCGCCGCGCGCGCCCAACGCGCCGCGGTCGCCTGA
- a CDS encoding DNA polymerase III subunit epsilon, which yields MRQIVLDTETTGLEWKKGNRIVEIGCVELVERRPTGRTYHQYIRPDVDFEQGAAEVTGLSLEFLADKPPFEAIADAFLAFIDGAELVIHNAAFDIGFLDYELSRLGPHYGDIRSRVTVEDSLLLARQRYPGQRNSLDALCKRLGVDNTHRQLHGALLDAQLLAEVYLALTAGQHEIGFAAPVETRATVQVTAVQPTGVRPALVVPEADLALHAARVEAIRRKAGQCLWDAPVVAEAV from the coding sequence ATGCGACAGATCGTGCTCGACACCGAGACCACGGGCCTGGAGTGGAAAAAAGGCAACCGGATCGTCGAGATCGGCTGCGTGGAACTGGTCGAGCGCCGCCCGACCGGCCGCACCTACCATCAGTACATCCGACCCGATGTGGATTTCGAGCAGGGCGCCGCCGAGGTCACCGGCCTGAGCCTGGAGTTCCTGGCCGACAAGCCGCCGTTCGAGGCGATCGCCGACGCCTTCCTGGCCTTCATCGACGGCGCCGAGCTGGTCATCCACAACGCTGCGTTCGACATCGGCTTTCTGGACTACGAACTGTCCCGGCTGGGCCCGCACTACGGTGACATCCGCAGCCGGGTGACGGTCGAGGACTCCCTGCTGCTGGCGCGCCAGCGTTATCCCGGCCAGCGCAACTCGCTCGACGCGCTGTGCAAGCGGCTGGGGGTGGACAACACCCACCGCCAGCTCCACGGCGCACTGCTCGACGCGCAGCTGCTGGCCGAGGTCTACCTGGCGCTGACCGCCGGCCAGCACGAGATCGGCTTCGCCGCGCCAGTCGAGACCCGGGCGACCGTGCAGGTGACCGCAGTGCAGCCGACCGGCGTGCGGCCGGCGCTGGTGGTGCCCGAGGCCGACCTCGCACTGCATGCCGCGCGGGTGGAGGCGATCCGCCGCAAGGCCGGCCAGTGCCTGTGGGACGCGCCCGTCGTGGCCGAGGCCGTCTAA
- a CDS encoding ADP-heptose--LPS heptosyltransferase, with the protein MCLLRLSALGDVTHVLPLIATLRRAWPDLALSWVIGKGEHRLLEGLPNVDFVVYDKKSGLAGMRAMRRELRARLGDARRFDALLQMQVAARANLLSGFVPARRRVGYDRARSKDLHGLFVNERIPDRPGIHVLDAIGSFCEPLGLRQDTVTWEMPVPDDAHAWARAQWDDDGRPVLMISPCSSHVRRNWYPDRYAALADHAADAGWRVVLCGGRSELERSTADAILAAMRHEALDLVGKDTLKQLPALLARAQLLVTPDSGPMHIANAMGTKVLGLHAASNPVRSGPYSDLRFCVDRYDDAARRFLGKPAADLKWGTKIEFDDVMALVTVDDAIAAFERRRADLGQA; encoded by the coding sequence GTGTGTCTGCTGCGCCTGTCGGCGCTCGGCGATGTGACCCATGTGCTGCCGTTGATCGCCACGTTGCGCCGGGCCTGGCCCGATCTCGCGCTGAGCTGGGTCATCGGCAAGGGCGAGCATCGCTTGCTCGAAGGCCTGCCCAACGTCGATTTCGTTGTCTACGACAAGAAGAGCGGGCTGGCCGGCATGCGCGCGATGCGGCGCGAGTTGCGCGCGCGGCTGGGCGATGCGCGCCGGTTCGACGCGCTGCTGCAGATGCAGGTCGCCGCGCGCGCCAATCTGCTCTCGGGTTTCGTGCCGGCGCGTCGCCGCGTGGGCTACGACCGGGCCCGGTCCAAGGACCTGCACGGCCTGTTCGTCAACGAGCGCATTCCCGACCGACCCGGCATCCACGTGCTCGACGCGATCGGCAGCTTCTGCGAGCCCTTGGGATTGCGCCAGGACACCGTGACCTGGGAGATGCCGGTGCCCGACGACGCGCACGCCTGGGCACGGGCGCAGTGGGACGACGATGGCCGGCCGGTGCTGATGATCTCGCCGTGCTCAAGCCACGTGCGTCGTAATTGGTATCCCGACCGCTACGCCGCCCTCGCCGACCATGCTGCGGACGCCGGCTGGCGGGTGGTGCTGTGCGGCGGGCGCAGCGAACTCGAACGCAGCACGGCCGACGCGATCCTGGCGGCGATGCGGCACGAGGCGCTGGACCTGGTCGGCAAGGACACGCTCAAGCAATTGCCCGCGCTGCTGGCGCGCGCGCAGTTGCTGGTCACGCCCGATTCGGGGCCGATGCACATCGCCAATGCCATGGGCACCAAGGTGTTGGGCCTGCATGCGGCCAGCAATCCGGTGCGCAGCGGCCCGTACTCGGACCTCCGGTTCTGCGTGGATCGCTACGACGACGCTGCGCGCCGCTTCCTCGGCAAGCCGGCGGCCGATCTCAAGTGGGGCACCAAGATCGAGTTCGACGATGTCATGGCGCTGGTGACGGTGGACGACGCCATCGCCGCGTTCGAGCGGCGGCGCGCCGACCTGGGGCAAGCCTGA